One window from the genome of Fulvivirga lutea encodes:
- a CDS encoding Fur family transcriptional regulator, with protein MEAREVLVSHNLKSTTCRNEVLNLLLNSSQALAQSEIEKQVDHSHDRVTVYRTLKTFLDKGLVHKVLDDEGGTKYALCNECAEDHHNHEHVHFKCENCGQTLCLDKIAIPAIELPQGYNISEKNLLIQGTCKDCS; from the coding sequence ATGGAGGCGAGAGAAGTATTAGTAAGTCATAATTTGAAGTCGACAACTTGTCGGAATGAGGTGTTGAATTTACTTTTAAACTCTTCTCAGGCGCTGGCGCAATCAGAAATAGAAAAACAAGTAGATCACTCTCATGATAGAGTGACTGTTTATAGAACGCTAAAAACATTTTTAGACAAAGGCCTGGTTCATAAAGTGCTTGACGATGAGGGAGGCACGAAATATGCACTTTGTAACGAATGTGCAGAAGACCACCATAATCATGAACATGTGCACTTTAAATGTGAAAATTGTGGGCAAACCTTATGCTTGGATAAAATAGCAATCCCTGCTATTGAACTACCACAGGGCTATAATATCAGTGAAAAAAACCTGTTGATTCAGGGAACCTGTAAAGATTGCAGTTAA
- a CDS encoding ABC transporter ATP-binding protein: MAKNRRSEPLEKEEKRALNKQNFNKLFGIFSYIKPYKNKFILGMICLLFSSTTLLVFPFLAGKLMDVASGKPWAINSVNHIAIALVGVLLFQSIFSFFRVFLFAQVSERSMADVRLSVFSKMVMLPTTFFDKRRVGELISRITSDVSMLQDTFSTTLAELFRQTATLIIGVGVIFYIAPKLTLFMLLTFPVLVLSALIFGKSIRKLSKQTQDKLAEANTIVEESLQAIHVVKAFTNELFETKRYAKNLNETVAIALKTATYRGGFISFVIFALFGGIVAVMWFGATLVQNGSMSVGDLLSFVLYTTFIGGSIAGLGDIYSQIQRAIGASERVLEIVNEEPEWESASNESARLKGEIVFDKVQFSYPTRKELSVLNNISFEIEEGKKVALVGPSGAGKSTIIQLLSGYYKVQSGNILVDGQSVNDYPLDHLRSNIGMVPQEVILFGGTIKENIAYGRPSATEQEIIEAAEKANAMEFIQRFPDGLETLVGERGVKLSGGQRQRVAIARAILKNPAILVLDEATSSLDAESEHLVQQALDELVVGRTTIIIAHRLATVRKADTIFVLQDGKIVERGTHEELYSNNDGVYTHLSKLQFQLN; this comes from the coding sequence ATGGCGAAAAATAGAAGGAGTGAACCACTTGAAAAAGAGGAGAAAAGAGCTCTAAACAAACAAAACTTCAACAAGCTTTTCGGGATATTTTCTTATATCAAACCTTATAAGAATAAATTCATTCTCGGCATGATTTGTCTGTTGTTTAGCAGCACCACTCTTCTTGTTTTTCCTTTTTTGGCTGGTAAACTAATGGATGTTGCATCAGGAAAACCCTGGGCCATAAATTCGGTCAATCACATTGCGATAGCTCTTGTAGGGGTTCTGCTATTTCAAAGCATCTTTTCGTTTTTTAGAGTTTTTCTTTTTGCACAGGTGAGTGAGCGATCTATGGCCGATGTTAGGCTTTCAGTTTTTAGCAAGATGGTGATGCTTCCTACCACATTTTTTGATAAACGAAGAGTAGGCGAACTGATTAGCCGCATTACTTCCGATGTGTCAATGTTACAAGATACATTTAGCACTACACTAGCAGAGCTTTTTCGCCAAACGGCCACTTTAATTATCGGAGTAGGAGTAATATTTTATATTGCTCCAAAACTTACACTTTTTATGTTGCTCACTTTTCCGGTTTTAGTATTAAGTGCGCTAATCTTTGGTAAGTCAATTAGAAAACTCTCTAAGCAAACTCAGGATAAGCTGGCGGAAGCAAATACTATTGTAGAGGAATCATTGCAAGCAATTCACGTGGTGAAGGCATTTACCAATGAGCTTTTTGAAACGAAACGCTACGCTAAAAACCTTAATGAAACAGTAGCTATTGCTTTAAAAACAGCTACTTACAGAGGAGGGTTTATTTCATTCGTAATTTTTGCATTGTTTGGAGGAATTGTGGCGGTGATGTGGTTTGGAGCCACTCTCGTTCAAAATGGAAGTATGAGCGTTGGAGATTTACTTTCATTTGTTTTGTATACCACTTTTATTGGTGGATCTATAGCTGGCTTAGGAGATATTTATAGTCAAATACAAAGAGCCATTGGGGCATCTGAGAGGGTACTGGAAATAGTAAATGAAGAGCCTGAGTGGGAAAGCGCATCAAACGAATCAGCCCGTTTAAAAGGTGAAATAGTGTTTGATAAAGTCCAATTTTCTTATCCTACCAGAAAAGAACTGAGTGTACTAAATAATATTAGCTTCGAAATTGAAGAAGGTAAGAAAGTGGCTTTAGTAGGACCGAGTGGTGCAGGTAAATCAACTATTATTCAGCTATTGTCAGGCTATTATAAAGTTCAGTCAGGCAACATTCTAGTTGATGGCCAGAGTGTCAATGATTATCCATTAGACCATTTACGTAGCAATATAGGAATGGTGCCGCAAGAAGTAATTTTATTTGGTGGAACGATCAAAGAAAATATAGCCTATGGCCGACCATCAGCTACAGAACAGGAAATCATTGAAGCAGCTGAAAAGGCCAATGCCATGGAATTTATTCAAAGATTTCCTGATGGGCTGGAAACGCTGGTGGGCGAGCGAGGCGTAAAACTTTCCGGTGGTCAAAGACAACGCGTTGCAATAGCAAGAGCAATTTTAAAAAACCCAGCCATTTTGGTATTGGATGAAGCCACAAGCAGCTTGGATGCGGAATCTGAACATTTAGTACAGCAAGCCTTAGATGAGTTAGTGGTTGGTAGAACAACAATTATCATTGCTCACCGACTGGCAACAGTAAGGAAAGCTGATACAATATTTGTATTGCAGGATGGTAAGATTGTCGAAAGGGGCACACATGAGGAGTTGTATTCAAATAATGACGGGGTTTATACGCACCTTTCTAAGTTGCAATTTCAGTTGAACTAG
- a CDS encoding universal stress protein yields MHPIKRVLVALDLTDIDQYVISYTSLLTEVLGIDKVYFLHVAENLELPKAIVEKYPGLMAPADESLEDIIKDKLSQYYKGEAETSVEVMEGNAEDKILRWSKIKEIDLIVVGKKSSLKGSGLLPNRLAKIGHCSLLAVTEKMPPKSLTKILVPVDFSSSSKFALKEALGLAKKSKAKIILHNTYKVPWGYHSTGKSYEEFADIMKQNSEKDARKFMKELGVENESCSISLVLDNDDEPSDKIYSDANSHNADIIVMGSKGRTGLANILLGSIADKVLMRKGDIPVLVVKNKKQNLGILEALMRI; encoded by the coding sequence ATGCATCCTATCAAAAGAGTACTTGTAGCATTAGATTTAACGGATATCGATCAATACGTAATTTCCTATACTTCATTGCTAACAGAGGTTTTAGGTATAGACAAAGTATACTTCTTGCACGTTGCCGAAAATCTAGAGCTTCCGAAAGCTATTGTAGAAAAGTATCCTGGATTAATGGCTCCTGCCGATGAATCTTTAGAAGACATTATAAAAGACAAACTATCTCAATATTATAAAGGTGAAGCAGAAACATCTGTTGAAGTAATGGAGGGTAATGCAGAAGATAAAATTCTGAGATGGTCTAAGATTAAAGAAATTGACCTGATTGTTGTTGGTAAAAAGAGCTCACTCAAAGGAAGTGGCCTTTTGCCAAATAGACTTGCGAAAATTGGTCATTGTTCACTACTGGCCGTTACGGAAAAAATGCCACCAAAATCCCTCACAAAAATTCTTGTCCCAGTAGACTTTTCGTCATCTTCTAAGTTTGCTCTAAAGGAGGCTCTCGGGTTAGCTAAAAAATCGAAGGCAAAAATTATATTGCATAATACATACAAAGTGCCTTGGGGTTATCATTCTACTGGAAAAAGCTATGAGGAATTTGCTGATATTATGAAGCAAAATTCTGAAAAAGATGCACGTAAGTTTATGAAAGAGTTAGGCGTTGAAAATGAGAGCTGTAGTATATCCCTCGTTTTAGATAATGACGATGAGCCGTCTGACAAGATTTATTCAGACGCCAACTCACATAATGCTGACATTATTGTTATGGGCTCAAAAGGTAGAACCGGGCTAGCCAATATACTTTTAGGAAGCATTGCTGATAAAGTGCTGATGCGCAAGGGAGATATTCCTGTGTTAGTTGTAAAAAATAAAAAACAAAACCTTGGAATATTAGAGGCTTTGATGAGAATTTAA
- the gpmI gene encoding 2,3-bisphosphoglycerate-independent phosphoglycerate mutase codes for MSKKVLLMILDGWGLGTNPEVSAIAKAKTPFMDSLYPKYSNCKLQASGMAVGLPEGQMGNSEVGHMNIGAGRVVYQDLVKVNLAFEEGTINDNEAINEAFEYAQSKGKNIHFMGLVSDGGVHSHLNHLKGLCTLAAERGLKDVFIHAFMDGRDTDPKGGEGYINDLEAHLGRTTGKIASVIGRYYAMDRDNRWERVKLAYDLMVKGEGKKVNTAIKGLLMAYQAGETDEFIKPLVVTNGTDSPVATIEEGDVVMCFNFRTDRGRQITQALTQQDFSEHSMHKMDLHYVTMTNYDNTFKNVNVVFGKDNLENTLGEVLANNKKTQVRIAETEKYPHVTFFFSGGREVEFDGERRLLCPSPKVATYDLQPEMSAFDIRDKIVEDIDANQPDFICLNFANPDMVGHTGVFEAAVKACETVDSCAETVVKKSLEHDYMTIIIADHGNSDVMINPDGSPNTAHTTNLVPCIFVDKNFKGEVKDGKLGDLAPTILHFMGVAKPDEMTGDVLVK; via the coding sequence ATGAGTAAAAAAGTACTTTTAATGATATTGGATGGCTGGGGCTTAGGTACTAACCCTGAAGTTTCTGCAATTGCCAAAGCCAAAACACCATTTATGGATTCTTTATATCCAAAATATTCTAACTGTAAACTTCAGGCATCGGGCATGGCTGTGGGTTTACCGGAAGGACAGATGGGTAATTCAGAAGTGGGGCACATGAATATTGGTGCTGGGAGAGTGGTTTACCAAGACCTTGTTAAGGTAAACCTTGCTTTTGAGGAAGGCACCATAAATGATAATGAGGCAATCAATGAGGCATTTGAATATGCTCAGTCGAAAGGTAAAAATATTCACTTCATGGGTTTAGTCTCAGATGGTGGTGTTCATTCCCACCTTAATCATTTAAAAGGGCTTTGCACATTAGCAGCAGAAAGAGGGCTCAAGGATGTTTTCATTCATGCATTTATGGATGGAAGAGATACCGACCCGAAAGGAGGAGAAGGCTATATTAATGATCTTGAAGCACACCTTGGAAGAACTACGGGTAAAATTGCCTCAGTCATAGGTCGATATTATGCTATGGATAGAGATAACCGTTGGGAGCGGGTTAAGCTTGCTTATGACCTGATGGTAAAAGGTGAAGGGAAAAAAGTGAATACAGCTATTAAAGGACTTTTGATGGCCTATCAGGCTGGCGAAACCGATGAGTTTATAAAACCCCTGGTAGTAACAAATGGAACTGACAGTCCGGTGGCAACAATTGAAGAAGGGGATGTAGTGATGTGTTTTAATTTTAGAACTGATAGAGGAAGACAAATTACTCAGGCACTAACGCAACAGGATTTTTCGGAGCATAGTATGCATAAAATGGATCTGCACTATGTTACCATGACTAACTACGACAATACTTTTAAAAACGTAAATGTTGTTTTCGGAAAGGATAACCTGGAAAACACATTAGGTGAGGTATTGGCAAATAATAAAAAGACACAGGTTAGAATAGCTGAAACAGAGAAATATCCTCATGTAACATTTTTCTTCTCAGGAGGTAGAGAAGTTGAATTTGATGGTGAAAGAAGACTTTTATGTCCATCTCCAAAAGTAGCTACTTATGACTTACAGCCAGAAATGAGCGCATTTGATATTAGGGATAAAATTGTGGAAGACATTGATGCTAACCAGCCCGATTTTATCTGTTTAAACTTTGCCAATCCAGATATGGTTGGGCATACGGGGGTATTTGAAGCAGCGGTAAAAGCATGCGAGACAGTAGATAGTTGTGCTGAAACCGTAGTAAAAAAGTCACTTGAGCATGATTATATGACCATCATTATTGCAGATCATGGAAATTCAGATGTTATGATAAATCCAGATGGTTCGCCTAACACCGCCCACACTACTAATCTTGTACCATGTATTTTTGTAGACAAAAACTTTAAAGGTGAAGTTAAGGATGGCAAACTTGGGGACCTAGCCCCAACTATTTTACACTTTATGGGTGTTGCAAAGCCAGATGAGATGACAGGAGACGTTCTAGTAAAATGA
- the radA gene encoding DNA repair protein RadA, whose amino-acid sequence MAKTKTIFFCQNCGYESAKWLGKCPSCNEWNTFVEELQQKATKNDWSPSEKKSSPKPKALKEITAENSARINTTDSELNRVLGGGVVPGSVILIAGEPGIGKSTLMLQIGLSINAKVLYVSGEESEQQIKMRADRMTEKIKVNCFILAETSTQNIFKQAEEFAPELMIIDSIQTLHSNQVESAAGSVSQVRQATGELIRFAKETATPLFLVGHITKDGAIAGPKVLEHMVDTVLQFEGDRHLTYRILRTTKNRFGSTSELGIYEMMGNGLREVSNPSEILISQKEGDISGVTIGATIEGNRPLMIEIQSLVSTAAYGTPQRSSTGFDAKRLNMLLAVLEKRCGFRLGLQDVFLNMAGGIKVEDPAIDLAVCCSIISSLEEISISDKSCFAAEVGLGGELRAVNRLENRIGEAEKLGFETIYISKYGLKGIDTKKFKIRIVSCSKINDVFSELFG is encoded by the coding sequence TTGGCTAAAACAAAAACTATATTTTTCTGTCAGAATTGTGGATATGAATCTGCGAAATGGTTGGGCAAATGCCCATCATGCAATGAGTGGAACACTTTTGTAGAAGAACTTCAGCAAAAAGCTACGAAAAATGACTGGAGCCCTTCTGAGAAGAAAAGCAGCCCTAAGCCAAAGGCGCTCAAAGAAATTACAGCAGAAAATAGTGCCCGAATTAACACTACGGACAGCGAGCTTAATCGCGTTTTAGGCGGTGGTGTGGTACCCGGATCAGTTATTCTTATTGCAGGGGAGCCTGGAATTGGAAAGTCTACTTTAATGCTTCAAATAGGTCTTTCGATAAACGCCAAAGTACTTTATGTATCGGGGGAAGAAAGTGAGCAGCAGATAAAAATGCGAGCTGACCGGATGACTGAAAAAATAAAAGTGAACTGCTTTATCCTGGCAGAAACCAGTACTCAAAATATTTTCAAACAAGCCGAAGAGTTCGCTCCCGAGTTGATGATCATCGACTCTATTCAAACATTGCATTCCAATCAGGTAGAATCGGCAGCGGGTAGTGTATCGCAAGTGAGGCAAGCTACCGGAGAGTTAATTCGTTTTGCCAAAGAAACCGCCACACCGCTATTTCTGGTTGGCCATATTACTAAAGATGGAGCCATAGCAGGCCCAAAAGTACTAGAGCATATGGTTGACACCGTTTTACAATTTGAAGGCGATAGGCATCTTACTTATCGTATTTTAAGAACAACAAAGAATCGTTTTGGCTCAACTTCTGAGTTAGGCATTTATGAGATGATGGGTAATGGGCTTCGTGAAGTAAGCAATCCATCAGAAATTTTGATATCACAGAAAGAAGGTGATATTAGTGGCGTAACTATTGGTGCAACCATTGAAGGAAATAGGCCTTTAATGATTGAAATACAATCTTTAGTAAGCACTGCGGCCTATGGCACTCCGCAAAGAAGTTCTACTGGCTTTGATGCGAAACGGTTAAATATGCTATTGGCAGTATTGGAAAAACGATGCGGTTTTAGGCTAGGCTTACAAGATGTGTTTCTTAACATGGCTGGTGGTATTAAAGTAGAAGATCCGGCTATCGATTTGGCGGTTTGTTGTTCTATTATTTCTTCATTGGAAGAAATCTCCATTTCAGATAAATCTTGCTTTGCTGCTGAAGTAGGATTAGGAGGCGAGCTTAGAGCGGTAAATCGACTAGAAAATAGAATTGGAGAAGCAGAAAAGTTGGGGTTTGAAACTATCTATATTTCGAAATATGGATTAAAAGGAATTGATACAAAGAAGTTTAAAATTCGAATTGTATCTTGTTCTAAAATAAATGATGTGTTTAGCGAACTGTTTGGTTAA
- a CDS encoding DUF2179 domain-containing protein has translation MELFFESLGIDNETFGLIVVPILIFLARILDVSINTVRIIFVMSGKKYIATVMGFLESLIWLLAIGQIFQHMDNVYCYIAYPAGFAGGILIGMLIEEKIALGKVIIRIITAEDLELIIAYLNKHQFRFSIVSAESNEGKENLLFAVLKRDHVPYMLDEISKHLPKAFYTIESVKSASEAGLMVEKPSRRGIGAWLTSVRRK, from the coding sequence ATGGAATTATTTTTCGAGTCTCTTGGAATAGATAATGAAACATTTGGGTTGATAGTTGTTCCCATTCTCATATTTCTAGCCAGAATTTTAGATGTATCTATCAACACCGTAAGAATCATTTTTGTAATGAGTGGTAAAAAATATATCGCCACCGTTATGGGGTTTTTAGAATCATTGATATGGCTTTTGGCAATAGGGCAAATTTTTCAACATATGGATAATGTGTATTGCTATATAGCCTACCCTGCAGGTTTCGCTGGTGGAATTTTAATTGGTATGTTGATTGAAGAAAAAATTGCCTTGGGTAAAGTAATTATAAGAATAATTACTGCTGAAGATTTAGAGTTAATTATCGCGTATTTGAATAAACATCAATTTCGATTTTCAATTGTATCAGCGGAAAGTAATGAAGGCAAAGAAAATCTGTTGTTTGCCGTTCTAAAAAGAGACCATGTTCCTTACATGCTTGACGAAATCAGCAAGCATTTGCCTAAAGCATTTTATACCATAGAATCTGTAAAAAGCGCAAGTGAGGCTGGTTTAATGGTAGAAAAACCAAGTCGAAGAGGAATTGGCGCGTGGTTAACTTCTGTCAGAAGAAAGTAA
- a CDS encoding 1-aminocyclopropane-1-carboxylate deaminase/D-cysteine desulfhydrase: protein MLKIHQEPIIQRIKSKVAQQKGVELYIKREDLIHPFVSGNKWRKLKYNLEEARAKGLKTIATFGGAYSNHIYATAAAAKEADFLSIGIIRGEELANKSLNKTLQFAIENGMQLKFVSREEYRKKSGSEFIQKLNNELGDIYLIPEGGTNSLAIKGCTEILDNSTKEFDYICTSAGTGGTLSGLIVSSKDHQKILGFSSLKGEFLAKDVEDLVYNYKGTQKKNWGINTNYHFGGYAKTNDELIRFIKQFERDYSILLDQVYTGKMMYGINDLIQTGYFKSGTKILAIHTGGLQGRTALLSSDRS from the coding sequence ATGCTTAAAATCCACCAAGAACCTATTATTCAAAGGATTAAATCTAAAGTAGCTCAACAAAAAGGTGTTGAACTTTACATAAAAAGAGAAGATTTGATTCATCCATTTGTTTCAGGCAACAAATGGCGCAAGCTTAAATATAATTTAGAGGAAGCCAGGGCTAAAGGTTTAAAAACTATAGCAACTTTTGGCGGAGCTTACTCTAACCATATATACGCAACAGCTGCAGCCGCAAAAGAGGCCGATTTTCTTTCAATTGGCATTATACGAGGTGAAGAATTAGCCAATAAATCATTAAATAAGACTCTGCAATTTGCTATTGAAAACGGAATGCAGCTGAAGTTTGTCTCTAGAGAAGAATACCGTAAAAAATCAGGGTCAGAATTTATACAGAAACTGAACAATGAGCTTGGCGACATTTATTTAATACCAGAAGGAGGGACAAATTCTTTAGCTATTAAAGGGTGTACTGAAATTCTTGATAATAGTACAAAAGAGTTTGATTATATCTGTACCTCTGCTGGCACCGGAGGAACATTAAGCGGACTTATTGTTAGCAGCAAGGATCACCAGAAGATTCTAGGGTTTTCATCTTTAAAAGGGGAGTTTTTGGCAAAAGATGTTGAAGACTTAGTCTACAACTATAAAGGCACGCAAAAGAAAAACTGGGGAATTAATACCAATTACCACTTTGGTGGATACGCAAAGACTAACGATGAGCTGATAAGGTTTATCAAACAATTTGAAAGAGATTACTCAATTCTACTCGATCAGGTGTATACCGGTAAAATGATGTACGGAATAAATGATTTGATCCAAACAGGTTATTTCAAATCAGGAACAAAAATTTTAGCTATTCATACTGGAGGACTTCAGGGTAGAACAGCTTTACTTTCTTCTGACAGAAGTTAA